Proteins from a genomic interval of Rhizobium etli CFN 42:
- a CDS encoding YhdP family protein, translating to MSAIRGEKVTFRKKDIVALDRLPSAQAEDPIIVHCPPPRSPMRRTAKLTSVFLGLILLILAAIVFTIESGMFDKPLSQQAQAALDGVAGPRYRAEVGSTVIRFTSDFRLALEARNVNMIDQRSGEHLSTTGSVRLGLDPLQLFRGRIAVADIEAEDIALDTSLLPSGNPVKLDDLRIDAMPAAMETIFEQLDMFDSIVARGSTNSVRISGIDIKLADTANGPLSLVVDNLVFAHGGPSSLQLRGEVALNGEVAELDVLAEKEDGQVSKVVATLKHANLTPFTLKRNDQGVIRQGLTTFADLTVSATRARDGAEPSLAATIDVDPGLIYADGDPQELSGGQINLAYDFIKQTVEITKSNLRFGATTLPLNGALIDLDKLDPKAGKGFGIDLLVSGGTAAPSGSGEQPVAFDIQATGRYMVAGREFLFPNMTVSSPLGALYGALHVRLGDKSPEISFAGQSRELQTTAIKQLWPFWMAPKVRTWVHGNLFGGTVTDAAISVFIPFGRLDEAAGGRGLKLDANQIRIGFDIAGARMNVAGDIPPVRDTAAHFDLTGPVATILIKSGMSYFPSGRSVALGQGTFVIPSAYDKPLMADIDLAVSGAADAIGELLTYKPIRVLQRAGFTPDDFKGHIDANVKAHFGLLSSQNPPPAEWKAAMKLADVDLAKPFSGRTISNVSGMLNGDPKQITLDAKGEIDGIPADIDLTEPVEASSGVQRQRVITATLSDDERSKVMPGLSDIVRGNLKMVLTRIDDDRQDVQLDLTKSMLDLPWIGWSKGSGIAASAEFEMSGPPENTEIKNFRLKGDGFGASGSLVVGKTGLISADFDSVRLSSLDDFALSVKRSKGNFDVSVSGDSADARPVIARLKAGSEGGEDGDGDNTGVSVRAKLKNVVGFNDEKVGNFQAQVSLRGDKLQALNFSGITDSGEAVVSQMKDGGVVNITSGDAGAVSRFADLYQHMQGGLLNLAIRLSPQGGWDGSLDVRRFSIVNEQRLRSIVSTPVGNEQRSLNEAVKRDIDTSSQRFQRGFARIVSRNGMVGIENGVLRGDQIGATFQGVVRDRKGNMDMTGTFMPAYGLNRLFAELPLIGVILGNGSDRGLIGITFKLTGKFDQPNLQINPLSIIAPGVFRQIFEFQ from the coding sequence ATGTCAGCCATCCGCGGCGAAAAGGTCACGTTTCGCAAGAAGGATATCGTTGCGCTGGACCGCTTGCCGTCCGCTCAGGCCGAGGATCCGATCATCGTTCATTGCCCGCCGCCGCGTTCGCCGATGCGCCGGACGGCGAAGCTGACGTCGGTTTTCCTCGGACTGATTCTCCTTATTCTTGCCGCCATCGTGTTCACCATCGAAAGCGGCATGTTCGATAAGCCGCTGTCTCAGCAGGCGCAGGCGGCGCTTGATGGCGTGGCGGGACCGCGTTACCGCGCCGAAGTCGGCTCCACCGTTATCCGTTTCACCTCCGACTTCCGACTGGCGCTGGAAGCGCGCAACGTCAATATGATCGACCAGAGGAGCGGTGAGCACCTGTCGACGACGGGTTCGGTGCGCCTGGGCCTCGATCCGCTGCAGCTTTTCCGCGGCCGGATTGCCGTTGCGGATATCGAAGCGGAGGATATCGCACTCGACACTTCGCTTCTGCCCTCCGGCAACCCGGTCAAGCTTGACGATCTGCGCATCGACGCCATGCCGGCGGCGATGGAGACGATCTTCGAGCAACTCGACATGTTCGACAGCATCGTGGCGCGCGGTTCGACGAATTCCGTGCGCATCTCCGGCATCGACATCAAGCTTGCCGATACGGCGAACGGCCCGCTGTCGCTCGTCGTCGACAATCTGGTGTTCGCTCATGGCGGGCCATCCTCGCTGCAATTGAGAGGGGAGGTTGCGCTTAATGGCGAGGTGGCGGAACTCGACGTGCTGGCCGAGAAGGAAGACGGCCAGGTGTCGAAGGTGGTGGCGACGCTCAAGCATGCGAACCTCACGCCGTTTACGCTGAAACGCAACGACCAGGGCGTGATACGGCAGGGGCTTACCACTTTTGCCGACCTGACGGTGTCGGCCACGAGGGCGCGCGATGGCGCCGAGCCGTCCCTCGCGGCGACGATCGACGTCGATCCCGGTCTGATCTATGCCGACGGCGATCCGCAGGAGCTGTCGGGCGGGCAAATCAATCTGGCCTATGACTTCATCAAGCAGACAGTCGAGATCACTAAATCGAATCTCCGGTTCGGCGCAACCACGCTGCCCCTCAATGGCGCGCTGATCGATCTCGACAAACTCGATCCCAAAGCCGGCAAGGGCTTCGGCATCGATCTGCTCGTCAGCGGCGGCACCGCCGCCCCGAGCGGGTCCGGCGAACAGCCTGTTGCCTTCGACATCCAGGCGACCGGACGCTATATGGTCGCCGGCCGGGAATTCCTCTTTCCCAACATGACTGTCTCCAGCCCGCTCGGCGCGCTTTACGGGGCGTTGCACGTCAGGCTCGGCGATAAATCGCCGGAAATCAGCTTTGCCGGCCAATCCAGAGAGCTGCAGACGACGGCGATCAAGCAGCTCTGGCCGTTCTGGATGGCGCCGAAGGTGCGCACATGGGTGCACGGCAATCTCTTCGGCGGCACTGTCACCGACGCGGCCATCTCCGTCTTCATCCCCTTCGGTCGGCTTGACGAGGCAGCCGGGGGCAGGGGATTAAAGCTCGATGCCAATCAGATCCGCATCGGCTTCGATATTGCCGGCGCGCGGATGAACGTCGCGGGCGATATTCCGCCGGTCCGCGATACGGCGGCGCATTTCGACCTGACCGGGCCCGTTGCAACGATTTTGATCAAGAGCGGCATGTCCTATTTCCCCTCCGGCCGGTCCGTCGCACTCGGGCAGGGAACGTTCGTCATACCGTCCGCCTACGACAAACCGCTGATGGCCGATATCGATCTGGCGGTATCAGGCGCGGCGGACGCCATAGGCGAGCTCCTGACCTACAAACCAATCCGGGTGCTGCAGCGCGCCGGCTTTACGCCCGACGATTTCAAGGGGCACATCGACGCGAATGTGAAGGCGCATTTCGGACTGCTGTCGTCGCAAAACCCGCCGCCGGCCGAGTGGAAGGCCGCCATGAAGCTCGCTGACGTCGATCTTGCCAAGCCGTTTTCCGGCCGCACGATCAGCAATGTCAGCGGCATGCTGAATGGCGATCCGAAGCAGATCACGCTTGACGCCAAGGGGGAGATCGACGGCATTCCCGCAGACATCGATCTGACCGAGCCGGTCGAGGCGTCGTCTGGTGTGCAGCGGCAGCGCGTGATTACGGCCACGCTCTCCGATGATGAGCGCAGCAAGGTGATGCCCGGGCTTTCCGATATCGTCAGGGGCAACCTGAAGATGGTGCTGACGCGGATCGACGACGACCGACAAGACGTTCAGCTCGATCTCACCAAATCGATGCTCGACCTGCCCTGGATCGGCTGGTCGAAAGGCAGCGGCATTGCCGCCTCCGCCGAATTCGAGATGTCCGGCCCGCCCGAGAATACCGAGATCAAGAATTTCCGGCTGAAGGGTGATGGCTTCGGCGCCAGCGGATCGCTTGTTGTCGGCAAGACCGGTCTTATCTCGGCGGATTTCGACAGCGTCAGGCTCTCCTCGCTCGATGATTTCGCCCTGTCGGTCAAGCGCAGCAAGGGCAATTTCGACGTCTCCGTTTCCGGCGACAGCGCCGATGCGCGGCCGGTCATCGCGCGATTGAAAGCGGGCTCGGAGGGCGGCGAGGACGGCGATGGCGACAATACCGGCGTGTCGGTGCGCGCCAAGCTGAAAAATGTCGTCGGCTTCAACGACGAGAAGGTCGGAAATTTCCAGGCGCAGGTGTCACTGCGCGGCGACAAGCTGCAGGCACTGAATTTTTCCGGCATCACGGACAGCGGCGAGGCCGTCGTCAGCCAGATGAAGGACGGCGGTGTCGTCAATATCACCAGCGGCGATGCCGGTGCGGTATCGCGTTTTGCCGATCTCTATCAGCACATGCAGGGAGGCCTGCTCAATCTGGCGATCCGGCTTTCGCCGCAGGGCGGGTGGGACGGCTCGCTCGATGTGCGCCGCTTCTCGATCGTCAACGAGCAGCGCCTGCGTTCGATCGTCTCGACACCTGTCGGCAACGAGCAGCGCAGCCTCAATGAGGCGGTCAAACGCGACATCGATACCTCGTCGCAACGCTTCCAGCGCGGCTTTGCCCGCATCGTCTCGCGCAACGGCATGGTCGGTATCGAGAACGGCGTGCTTCGCGGCGACCAGATCGGCGCGACCTTCCAGGGCGTGGTGCGCGACCGCAAGGGCAATATGGATATGACCGGCACCTTCATGCCGGCCTATGGCCTCAATCGCCTCTTTGCCGAACTGCCTCTGATCGGCGTCATCCTCGGCAATGGAAGCGACCGCGGCCTGATCGGCATCACCTTTAAGCTCACCGGCAAGTTCGATCAGCCGAACCTGCAGATCAATCCGCTGTCGATCATCGCCCCGGGCGTCTTCCGGCAGATTTTCGAATTCCAGTGA
- a CDS encoding peroxiredoxin has translation MAVPGIGALAPDFNLPRDGGGRVSLSDFHGRPLVLFFYPKDDTTGCTAESLAFTALAPEFEAAGAAVIGMSPDSAACHDKFIKKHRLSVALASDEDKTTLQAYGVWKEKSMYGRNFMGVERTTFLIRQDGTIATIWQKVKVQGHAEAVLEAVRNLAA, from the coding sequence ATGGCGGTTCCCGGCATCGGTGCCCTGGCCCCCGACTTCAACCTCCCCCGCGATGGCGGTGGCCGTGTCTCGCTATCCGATTTTCACGGCAGGCCGCTCGTCCTGTTCTTCTATCCCAAGGACGACACGACAGGCTGCACGGCCGAATCGCTGGCTTTTACTGCGCTGGCGCCGGAGTTTGAAGCAGCAGGTGCTGCCGTTATCGGCATGTCGCCCGATTCGGCAGCCTGCCACGACAAGTTTATCAAAAAGCACCGTCTTTCGGTCGCGCTCGCCTCGGATGAAGACAAGACGACATTGCAGGCCTATGGTGTCTGGAAGGAAAAGAGCATGTACGGCCGCAACTTCATGGGCGTCGAACGCACGACTTTCCTTATCCGTCAGGATGGCACGATCGCGACAATCTGGCAGAAGGTGAAAGTACAGGGCCATGCCGAGGCCGTCCTCGAGGCCGTCAGGAATCTGGCCGCGTGA
- a CDS encoding ferritin-like domain-containing protein, with protein MTGDLAINSLRGGAIDAIRSADLDRKTALAQESATRWFARRVSLRSPLDAALPERPGRPDKPVLTPPTQVEKRSLHTLKGRIALFHAIAHIELNAVDLALDIVARFATEPVPNSFFDGWMQVAFEEAKHFRMVRARLNDLGADYGDLPAHDGLWQAAHSTRNDLTARLAVVPLILEARGLDVTPSLQAKMRETGDLESAAVLDVIYNDEKGHVAVGAKWFRFLCAREKRDPAKAFQELVRTNFRGPLKPPFNDLARAEAGLTPSFYRSLASISHA; from the coding sequence GTGACCGGTGATCTCGCGATAAACTCGCTGCGCGGCGGCGCTATAGACGCCATCCGCTCGGCCGACCTCGACCGCAAGACCGCCCTTGCGCAGGAAAGCGCCACCCGCTGGTTCGCCCGCCGGGTGTCGCTGCGCTCACCGCTCGACGCTGCCCTGCCGGAGAGGCCCGGCCGTCCCGATAAACCGGTGCTGACGCCGCCGACCCAGGTGGAAAAGCGCTCGTTGCACACGCTAAAAGGCCGGATCGCCCTCTTCCATGCCATTGCCCATATCGAGCTCAACGCCGTCGATCTCGCGCTCGATATCGTGGCGCGATTTGCAACAGAGCCGGTGCCGAATTCCTTCTTCGACGGCTGGATGCAGGTCGCCTTCGAGGAGGCGAAGCATTTCCGCATGGTGCGCGCCCGCCTGAACGATCTCGGCGCCGATTACGGCGATCTTCCCGCCCACGACGGGTTGTGGCAGGCCGCCCATTCGACGCGCAACGACCTGACGGCAAGGCTGGCGGTCGTGCCACTGATTCTCGAAGCCCGTGGTCTCGACGTCACGCCGTCGCTGCAGGCGAAGATGCGTGAGACCGGCGATCTCGAAAGCGCGGCGGTGCTCGATGTCATTTACAACGACGAGAAAGGTCATGTCGCCGTTGGCGCCAAATGGTTCCGCTTCCTCTGCGCGCGGGAGAAACGCGATCCGGCAAAGGCCTTTCAGGAGCTGGTGCGCACCAATTTCCGCGGGCCGCTGAAGCCGCCTTTCAACGATCTTGCCCGCGCCGAAGCCGGGTTGACGCCATCCTTCTACCGCTCCCTGGCATCGATCAGCCATGCCTGA
- a CDS encoding peptidoglycan DD-metalloendopeptidase family protein: MNGGHQHRVFGKRAQEHILILASGDKVRHMTVRPWMAALAFCFLGVFSIGYLLATSYLVLRDDLIGATMARQARMQHDYEDRIAALRAQVDRITSRQLLDQQVVEDKVDKLMEQQMALTSRHGKLDNLLDRAESSGLTDKDSAPSSPVQSYAPAIKDKRASLGGSGIEAIEKQLASGAPADATPDNTTLAYVPATETVGDRADRIFSKVTLSLKDVEQDQRKRVEQLTSDAGNAANAIEGVLTRFKIPTPETAAKQDEDDSAVGGPYVEPENNDDFNNSLIALDGALTRLEAIRSTAESLPFRNPAVGKEMTSPFGNRRDPFLGRLALHSGIDFRFSPGEKIRPTAPGKVISAGWTGGYGNMVEIDHGNGISTRYGHMSQVLVKIGDTVDRNDVIGLAGSTGRSTGTHLHYEVRQNGHAVDPVYFMSAGLKLATYIK; encoded by the coding sequence GTGAACGGCGGACATCAGCACCGGGTATTCGGCAAGCGGGCGCAGGAACATATTCTGATCCTGGCAAGCGGTGACAAGGTCCGCCACATGACGGTTCGGCCGTGGATGGCCGCCCTCGCCTTCTGCTTCCTCGGCGTCTTTTCCATCGGCTACCTCCTGGCCACCTCCTATCTCGTGCTGCGCGACGACCTGATCGGCGCCACCATGGCGCGCCAAGCCCGCATGCAGCACGACTACGAAGATCGCATCGCCGCCCTTCGTGCCCAGGTCGATCGCATCACCTCCCGTCAGCTTCTCGACCAGCAGGTGGTGGAAGACAAGGTCGACAAGCTGATGGAGCAGCAGATGGCGCTCACCTCACGCCACGGCAAGCTCGACAACCTGCTCGATCGCGCCGAAAGCTCTGGGCTCACGGATAAGGACAGCGCGCCGTCTTCGCCCGTGCAATCCTACGCCCCTGCCATCAAGGACAAGCGCGCTTCGCTCGGCGGCAGCGGCATCGAGGCAATCGAGAAACAGCTGGCAAGCGGCGCACCAGCCGATGCCACTCCCGACAACACCACTCTTGCCTACGTGCCGGCCACAGAGACGGTCGGCGATCGCGCCGACCGCATCTTCTCCAAGGTGACGCTGTCGCTGAAGGATGTCGAACAGGACCAGCGCAAGCGCGTAGAGCAGCTGACGAGCGACGCCGGCAACGCGGCCAACGCCATCGAGGGCGTGCTGACCCGGTTCAAGATTCCCACGCCCGAGACCGCTGCCAAGCAGGACGAGGATGACAGCGCCGTCGGCGGCCCCTATGTCGAGCCGGAGAACAATGACGATTTCAACAATTCGCTGATCGCTCTCGACGGCGCGCTGACACGGCTCGAAGCTATACGCAGCACCGCCGAATCCCTGCCCTTCCGCAACCCCGCCGTCGGCAAGGAAATGACCAGCCCCTTCGGCAACCGCCGCGACCCCTTCCTCGGCCGCCTGGCGCTGCATTCCGGCATCGATTTCCGCTTTTCGCCGGGCGAAAAGATCCGCCCGACGGCGCCCGGCAAGGTGATATCAGCTGGCTGGACCGGCGGTTACGGCAATATGGTCGAGATCGATCACGGCAACGGCATCTCGACGCGCTACGGGCACATGTCCCAGGTCCTGGTCAAGATCGGCGATACGGTGGACCGAAACGACGTCATCGGCCTTGCCGGCAGCACGGGCCGCTCGACCGGTACGCATTTGCACTATGAAGTGCGCCAGAACGGCCATGCGGTCGACCCAGTATATTTCATGAGTGCGGGCCTTAAACTCGCCACCTATATCAAGTAA
- a CDS encoding DEAD/DEAH box helicase produces MTTFADLGLSQKVLSAVTDAGYTIPTPIQAGAIPFALERRDICGIAQTGTGKTASFVLPMLSLLEKGRARARMPRTLILEPTRELAAQVAENFEKYGKNHRLNVALLIGGVSFEDQDRKLERGADVLICTPGRLLDHFERGKLLMSGVEILVIDEADRMLDMGFIPDIERIAKLIPFTRQTLFFSATMPPEIQKLADRFLQNPERIEVARPASAAKTVTQRFVASHSKDYEKRAVLRELVRAQTELKNAIIFCNRKKDVADLFRSLERHGFNVGALHGDMDQRSRTMMLQNFRDGNLQLLVASDVAARGLDIPDVSHVFNFDVPIHSEDYVHRIGRTGRAGRSGAAFTLVTKRDTKFVDAIEKLIGEKVEWLNGDLNSLPPAEESADSDRPRRNSRERGAKGERGERDRGRGRGNRSAAGHKSDNDIQDSDVQVIAAAPAKAEVVKNERKAEQKPQNNARNNRPYPANDDSRDRRRHRDHDDGPTPVGFGDDIPAFMLIAGSAKV; encoded by the coding sequence TTGACGACATTCGCTGACCTTGGCTTGAGCCAAAAAGTGCTATCCGCTGTCACAGACGCGGGCTATACGATCCCCACACCTATCCAGGCGGGGGCCATTCCCTTTGCGCTCGAGCGTCGCGACATTTGCGGTATCGCGCAGACGGGCACCGGCAAAACGGCATCTTTTGTCCTGCCGATGCTGTCGCTTCTTGAAAAGGGCCGCGCCCGCGCCCGCATGCCCCGCACGCTGATCCTCGAGCCGACGCGCGAACTCGCCGCCCAGGTCGCCGAAAACTTCGAGAAATATGGCAAGAACCACCGCCTCAACGTCGCCCTCCTGATCGGCGGCGTTTCCTTCGAGGACCAGGATCGCAAGCTCGAGCGCGGCGCCGACGTTCTGATCTGCACGCCCGGCCGCCTGCTCGACCATTTCGAGCGCGGCAAGCTCTTGATGAGCGGCGTCGAGATCCTCGTCATCGATGAAGCCGACCGCATGCTCGACATGGGCTTCATTCCCGACATCGAGCGCATCGCCAAGCTCATCCCCTTCACCCGCCAGACGCTGTTCTTCTCGGCCACCATGCCGCCGGAAATTCAGAAGCTCGCCGACCGCTTCCTGCAGAATCCCGAGCGCATCGAAGTGGCAAGGCCCGCTTCGGCTGCAAAGACCGTGACGCAGCGCTTCGTCGCCTCGCACAGCAAGGATTACGAGAAGCGCGCGGTTCTGCGTGAACTCGTCCGCGCCCAGACCGAACTCAAGAACGCCATCATCTTCTGCAATCGCAAGAAGGATGTCGCCGATCTCTTCCGGTCGCTCGAACGACACGGCTTCAACGTCGGTGCGTTGCATGGCGATATGGATCAACGCTCCCGCACGATGATGCTGCAGAACTTCCGTGACGGCAATCTCCAGCTGCTGGTCGCCTCCGACGTCGCCGCCCGCGGCCTCGACATTCCCGATGTCAGCCACGTCTTCAATTTCGACGTGCCGATCCATTCAGAAGACTACGTCCATCGCATCGGTCGCACAGGCCGCGCCGGCCGCTCGGGCGCCGCCTTCACGCTCGTCACCAAGCGCGACACCAAATTTGTCGATGCGATCGAGAAGCTGATCGGCGAAAAGGTCGAATGGCTGAACGGCGATCTGAATTCTCTTCCACCGGCCGAAGAAAGTGCCGACAGCGATCGCCCGCGGCGCAACAGCCGCGAGCGTGGCGCGAAGGGTGAAAGGGGCGAGCGAGATCGCGGCCGCGGGCGCGGCAATCGCAGCGCCGCAGGTCATAAATCTGATAACGACATACAGGATAGTGACGTCCAAGTGATCGCAGCAGCACCAGCAAAGGCCGAAGTCGTGAAGAACGAGCGCAAAGCAGAGCAGAAGCCGCAAAACAATGCGCGCAACAATCGGCCTTATCCAGCAAATGACGACAGCCGCGACCGCCGCCGTCATCGCGATCACGATGATGGCCCGACCCCCGTTGGTTTCGGCGACGACATCCCCGCCTTCATGCTGATCGCCGGCAGCGCCAAGGTCTGA
- a CDS encoding NUDIX domain-containing protein: protein MGKPGVDFPGLGVGLVILRQGRILLYKRMRPPEAGYWNIVGGKVDHMEPAEDAARREAQEETGLRIGRIERIGMTEQIIDADRQHWISILYLARDVDGEPQLIEPDKLSDFGWFPLTDLPEPLSAFTKAAIAALPPDETAQLSARSAAS, encoded by the coding sequence GTGGGCAAGCCTGGCGTCGACTTCCCGGGCCTTGGCGTCGGCTTGGTGATTCTGCGCCAAGGCAGGATCCTTCTCTACAAGCGCATGCGCCCGCCTGAAGCCGGCTACTGGAACATCGTCGGGGGCAAGGTCGATCACATGGAGCCGGCTGAAGACGCTGCGCGCCGCGAAGCCCAGGAAGAAACCGGCCTCAGGATCGGCCGGATCGAGCGCATCGGCATGACCGAACAGATCATCGATGCCGACCGCCAGCACTGGATCTCCATCCTTTATCTCGCGCGCGATGTCGATGGCGAGCCGCAATTGATCGAGCCGGACAAGCTTTCGGATTTCGGCTGGTTTCCCTTGACTGATTTGCCCGAGCCGCTCTCAGCCTTCACCAAGGCGGCGATCGCAGCCTTGCCGCCAGACGAAACCGCTCAACTTTCGGCGCGAAGCGCCGCCTCATAG
- a CDS encoding TfoX/Sxy family protein, producing MDNAGIEEMFQGLGPVTIKRMFGGKGIYHLGRIVAVEVRDEMLLKADETSAPEFVAAGATQWAYEGKKGKPVKMPYWSIPEEAYDDPDLMAKWVRLAYEAALRAES from the coding sequence ATGGACAATGCCGGGATCGAGGAAATGTTTCAGGGGCTTGGCCCCGTCACGATCAAGCGCATGTTCGGCGGCAAGGGCATTTATCATCTCGGGCGCATAGTCGCCGTCGAGGTGCGCGACGAGATGCTGCTGAAAGCCGATGAGACGAGCGCCCCGGAATTTGTCGCCGCCGGCGCCACGCAATGGGCCTATGAAGGCAAGAAGGGCAAGCCGGTGAAGATGCCCTACTGGTCGATCCCCGAAGAAGCTTACGACGATCCCGATCTGATGGCGAAGTGGGTACGGCTTGCCTATGAGGCGGCGCTTCGCGCCGAAAGTTGA
- a CDS encoding flavin reductase — MLNRQHIDPGLYRDAMSRYAGHVQLVTTAMEGLRRGVTITAACSVSDNPASVLICLNNTNPKNEIFFRSGIFVLNTLGAHHQAVADAFSGRTAIDNDERFASARFDTLVTGAPVLADALAAFDCRVTDIKEMPTHNVIFGEVAAVRFSEKHPALIYLNRDYHTL, encoded by the coding sequence GTGTTGAACAGACAGCATATCGATCCCGGCCTTTATCGCGATGCCATGAGCCGTTATGCCGGTCATGTGCAGCTCGTGACGACGGCGATGGAAGGTCTGCGCCGCGGCGTCACCATCACTGCCGCCTGCTCGGTCTCGGACAATCCGGCTTCGGTGCTGATCTGCCTCAACAACACCAATCCGAAGAACGAGATCTTTTTCCGCAGCGGCATCTTCGTGCTCAACACGCTCGGCGCCCACCATCAGGCCGTCGCCGACGCTTTCTCCGGGCGCACCGCGATTGACAATGACGAGCGCTTCGCCAGCGCCCGTTTCGACACGCTCGTCACCGGCGCGCCCGTTCTTGCCGATGCGCTCGCCGCCTTCGATTGCCGGGTGACCGACATCAAGGAAATGCCGACGCACAATGTCATTTTCGGTGAGGTCGCCGCCGTCCGCTTCAGCGAAAAGCATCCGGCGCTTATCTACCTGAACCGGGATTATCACACGCTGTAA
- a CDS encoding ABC transporter substrate-binding protein, producing MINLRGIAALLTLLGTAAQGHAAGVTIGVVAPQGGPLGLLGAQIAAGAGFQIQQSGNTLVAVNETCEDNSGAAVADALVNAKVQVAVGFLCSETLEGALPKLKDANIPAITVSARSRILMEDALKNGWPLFRLAPADGTEAAKIIEVILKDWAADPIALIEDGTIHGRELTEAVRNALEQNGLKPVFTDTYRPGQEQQIALVRRLKRAGASRVFVGGDRNDVAVMARDAKAENIPLSILGGDAMRAADQPLPLTPGVRAVALPEYALLPEGAPAADTLRAKGTEPEGYVLPSLAAALIAGQAAEAAAAAGKPLRETLVGTTFQTPIGAVAFTGAHELSQNPYRLLEWRGNGFFPPAAPTQ from the coding sequence ATGATCAACCTGCGTGGCATAGCAGCCCTTCTGACGCTGCTCGGAACGGCGGCGCAAGGCCATGCGGCCGGCGTGACGATCGGCGTCGTCGCCCCGCAGGGCGGACCGCTCGGCCTGCTCGGCGCGCAGATCGCCGCCGGCGCCGGTTTCCAGATACAGCAATCCGGCAATACGCTCGTCGCCGTCAACGAGACCTGCGAGGACAACAGCGGTGCTGCAGTTGCCGATGCGCTCGTCAATGCCAAGGTTCAGGTCGCGGTCGGTTTTCTCTGCAGTGAGACGCTGGAAGGAGCACTGCCGAAGCTGAAGGACGCCAATATTCCCGCGATCACCGTTTCGGCACGTTCGCGCATCCTGATGGAGGATGCGCTAAAAAACGGCTGGCCGCTCTTCCGCTTGGCACCTGCCGATGGCACCGAGGCGGCAAAGATCATCGAGGTGATCCTCAAGGACTGGGCAGCCGACCCGATCGCGCTGATTGAGGACGGCACCATTCATGGCCGCGAACTGACGGAAGCCGTGCGCAATGCGCTGGAGCAGAACGGCCTGAAGCCGGTTTTCACCGATACCTATCGGCCGGGACAAGAGCAGCAGATCGCCCTCGTGCGCCGTCTGAAACGGGCCGGCGCCAGCAGGGTCTTCGTCGGCGGCGATCGCAACGATGTCGCCGTCATGGCCCGCGACGCCAAGGCGGAAAACATTCCGCTGTCGATCCTCGGCGGCGATGCCATGCGCGCCGCCGATCAGCCGCTGCCGCTCACTCCCGGCGTGCGTGCCGTCGCCTTGCCCGAATATGCGCTTTTGCCGGAAGGCGCGCCGGCGGCCGACACGCTTCGCGCCAAGGGCACCGAGCCCGAAGGTTATGTCCTGCCATCGCTGGCGGCGGCCCTGATTGCCGGCCAGGCGGCCGAAGCCGCCGCGGCCGCCGGCAAGCCGCTGCGGGAGACACTTGTCGGCACGACATTCCAGACACCGATCGGCGCCGTCGCCTTCACCGGCGCGCATGAGCTTTCGCAAAACCCCTACCGCCTGCTTGAATGGCGGGGCAATGGCTTTTTTCCACCTGCTGCGCCGACGCAATGA
- the rpe gene encoding ribulose-phosphate 3-epimerase has translation MTLPIRIAPSILAADFARLGEEVRDVTAAGADWIHLDVMDGHFVPNISFGPDVIKSLRAYTSATFDCHLMISPVDNYLEAFAKAGCDRITVHAESGPHLHRSLQTIRNLGKKVGVTLNPATPLSAIENVLDDVDLILIMSVNPGFGGQKFIPAMTSKIAAAKSLIGDRPIELEVDGGVTVETAPAIARAGGNVLVAGSAIFKGGTVENYRRTVADLRRAAEGARS, from the coding sequence ATGACGCTGCCCATTCGCATTGCCCCTTCGATCCTCGCGGCGGATTTCGCCAGGCTCGGCGAGGAGGTGCGCGACGTCACGGCCGCCGGCGCCGACTGGATCCACCTCGACGTGATGGATGGGCATTTCGTGCCGAACATCTCCTTCGGTCCTGATGTCATCAAGTCGCTGCGCGCCTACACATCAGCCACTTTCGACTGCCATCTGATGATCTCGCCGGTCGACAACTATCTCGAAGCCTTCGCGAAGGCCGGCTGCGACCGTATCACCGTCCATGCCGAATCCGGGCCACATCTGCACCGCTCGCTGCAGACCATCCGCAATCTCGGCAAGAAGGTTGGCGTGACGCTCAATCCGGCGACGCCGCTCAGCGCCATCGAGAACGTGCTCGACGACGTCGACCTCATCCTCATCATGTCGGTCAATCCCGGTTTCGGCGGACAGAAATTCATCCCCGCGATGACGTCCAAGATCGCAGCGGCAAAGTCTCTGATCGGCGACAGGCCTATCGAACTCGAGGTCGACGGCGGCGTCACCGTGGAAACGGCGCCGGCAATCGCGCGCGCCGGCGGCAACGTCCTCGTCGCCGGCTCGGCCATTTTCAAGGGTGGCACGGTCGAGAATTATCGCCGGACCGTCGCCGATCTGCGCCGGGCAGCCGAAGGAGCACGATCATGA